The Kroppenstedtia pulmonis genome has a segment encoding these proteins:
- a CDS encoding YcaO-like family protein: MERYSSCVYHEDQFIWATAAELGEDAIDLQKIPLCSEQELAHPKCPVVKPRMDAPIRWVKGLSLHSGREVWVPAVMTYLHIPPMSPGERFWLPISTGCAASSHSGKRLFV, encoded by the coding sequence GTGGAGCGCTATTCCAGTTGTGTCTACCACGAAGATCAGTTCATCTGGGCTACTGCGGCTGAATTAGGGGAAGATGCCATCGATCTTCAGAAGATTCCCCTTTGTTCCGAGCAGGAATTGGCACACCCGAAGTGTCCGGTTGTCAAGCCTCGGATGGATGCTCCCATACGCTGGGTCAAAGGACTTTCCTTACATAGTGGTCGTGAAGTATGGGTTCCTGCTGTTATGACTTATCTTCATATTCCGCCGATGAGTCCAGGTGAGCGTTTCTGGTTGCCAATCTCTACAGGCTGTGCTGCTTCTTCCCATTCTGGGAAGAGGTTATTTGTATAG
- a CDS encoding Glu/Leu/Phe/Val family dehydrogenase, whose protein sequence is MSSSTVTSVPSMEKESLNPYEIVQTQIDHAGKLAGVSKDVLDILKKPKRVLYVSFPVKMDDGSIRVFEGYRAQHNDAMGPTKGGIRFHPDVNMDEVKALAMWMSFKCSVVNLPYGGGKGGVVCDPHDFSKAEVQRISRGFMEAIADIVGPEKDIPAPDVYTNAQVMGWMMDTFSRMKGHFSPGVITGKPLILGGSKGRNEATARGCVFTIEEAMKTLKKPMKGATVAIQGFGNAGRIMADLLAAEGCKIVAVSDSKGAIYQPEGLNLQQVEHLKDTASILEDPDSQVLDHPEDLLSLEVDILVPAALENVITRKNANDIKAKIVAEAANGPTTPAADNILFKKDILVLPDILANAGGVIVSYFEWVQNLMNYYWSEEEVNGKLKDMMVHSYQEVHTMAEEHKTDLRTAAYMISIKRITAAMEARGWF, encoded by the coding sequence ATGTCGTCATCAACCGTTACTTCAGTTCCTTCCATGGAAAAGGAAAGCTTGAATCCCTATGAAATTGTACAGACACAAATTGACCACGCCGGAAAGTTGGCGGGTGTATCCAAGGATGTTCTGGACATTCTAAAAAAACCAAAGCGAGTTTTATATGTTTCTTTTCCAGTAAAAATGGACGACGGTTCCATTCGTGTATTTGAAGGGTACCGGGCACAGCACAATGATGCGATGGGACCCACCAAAGGCGGAATTCGCTTTCACCCTGATGTCAACATGGACGAAGTCAAAGCTTTAGCCATGTGGATGAGCTTTAAATGCAGTGTCGTCAACCTTCCCTATGGAGGTGGCAAAGGCGGCGTTGTATGTGACCCCCACGATTTCAGTAAAGCAGAAGTTCAGCGCATCAGCCGTGGATTCATGGAAGCCATCGCCGATATCGTGGGGCCGGAAAAGGATATCCCCGCTCCTGATGTGTATACCAACGCACAGGTCATGGGTTGGATGATGGATACCTTCAGCCGGATGAAAGGGCATTTCAGTCCTGGTGTCATTACCGGAAAACCCCTTATTTTAGGCGGATCCAAGGGACGAAATGAAGCCACCGCCAGAGGGTGCGTTTTTACCATTGAAGAAGCCATGAAGACATTGAAAAAGCCCATGAAAGGTGCTACCGTTGCCATTCAAGGCTTTGGAAATGCCGGACGGATCATGGCGGACTTACTGGCGGCGGAGGGCTGTAAAATTGTGGCCGTCAGTGATTCCAAAGGTGCCATCTATCAGCCTGAGGGATTAAACCTCCAACAAGTGGAACACTTAAAAGATACCGCTTCTATTTTAGAGGATCCGGATTCCCAAGTGCTTGATCATCCAGAGGATTTATTGAGCTTGGAAGTGGATATTTTGGTTCCGGCTGCACTGGAAAATGTGATTACCCGAAAAAATGCAAATGACATCAAAGCCAAAATTGTGGCAGAAGCGGCTAATGGTCCGACAACACCGGCAGCGGATAATATTTTGTTTAAAAAAGATATTCTCGTTTTGCCCGATATTTTAGCCAACGCCGGCGGAGTCATTGTTTCCTATTTTGAATGGGTACAAAACTTAATGAATTACTATTGGTCCGAAGAAGAAGTAAACGGAAAGCTGAAGGACATGATGGTCCACTCCTATCAAGAAGTCCACACCATGGCTGAAGAACACAAAACCGATCTTCGTACTGCGGCTTATATGATCTCCATCAAGCGAATCACCGCCGCCATGGAAGCCAGGGGCTGGTTTTGA
- a CDS encoding DUF1648 domain-containing protein yields the protein MVEHPRIRVKKTKTESLHDFLCIILFLGLLLYLAFIWPHLPDQISIHYDLQGNANQWGSKWLTLLMILLTFLIFLGFTIVRKYPHKFHYPSRLTKENAERFYQNANRMNSWLKFENIIFFSILSKNFIDSAANTSNFMNDTFFPLLFIWIFSLMVTIIYFLVQRRHIQ from the coding sequence ATGGTTGAGCATCCCCGGATCCGTGTAAAAAAAACCAAAACGGAATCGCTTCATGATTTCCTTTGTATCATTTTATTCCTTGGTCTCTTACTCTATTTAGCCTTTATTTGGCCGCATTTACCTGATCAGATCTCAATCCATTATGACTTACAAGGAAATGCGAATCAATGGGGAAGTAAATGGCTTACGCTGCTCATGATTCTTCTGACGTTCCTTATATTTCTGGGATTCACGATCGTAAGGAAATATCCTCATAAGTTTCACTATCCAAGCCGTTTAACCAAAGAGAATGCAGAACGTTTTTATCAAAACGCAAACCGAATGAATAGTTGGTTAAAATTTGAAAATATAATTTTCTTTTCGATATTGAGTAAAAACTTTATCGATTCAGCGGCGAACACATCAAACTTCATGAATGATACGTTTTTTCCCCTTTTGTTTATTTGGATTTTTTCCCTTATGGTGACGATTATATATTTCCTTGTCCAACGGCGTCATATTCAATAA
- a CDS encoding 4'-phosphopantetheinyl transferase family protein: protein MFSEGDVIDIWTIDLISTGLSVERLRKVLSPEEQRRADRFRFERDRRRYIICRSRLRFLLGQYIGCPAERVGFVYGQWGKPHLDQAGGCWFNVAHSHERALIGVAWNREIGIDLECMRPMPDAEQLAEHFFSEKEKLAIRQTAHREECFFQIWARKEAFIKALGKGLSQPLDQFHVLNEKGETVDRIPDPEKKGTVYQIQDIDIHKGYSAALCVQGENSFTIRYRSLEEEERDDRYIHRL, encoded by the coding sequence ATGTTTTCAGAGGGAGATGTGATTGATATATGGACAATAGACTTAATCAGCACCGGATTGTCGGTGGAAAGGCTGAGGAAGGTGTTGTCACCGGAGGAACAAAGAAGGGCGGATCGATTTCGCTTTGAACGGGATCGAAGGCGGTATATTATTTGCCGAAGCAGATTACGATTTTTATTGGGGCAGTATATCGGTTGTCCGGCAGAAAGGGTGGGCTTTGTATATGGCCAATGGGGAAAGCCTCACCTGGATCAGGCAGGAGGGTGTTGGTTCAATGTGGCCCATTCCCATGAACGGGCTTTAATCGGGGTAGCCTGGAACCGAGAGATCGGAATTGATCTGGAGTGTATGCGTCCCATGCCTGATGCGGAGCAGTTGGCGGAACATTTTTTTTCGGAAAAGGAGAAGTTGGCAATCCGGCAAACGGCTCATAGAGAGGAATGCTTTTTTCAGATATGGGCACGAAAGGAAGCCTTTATCAAAGCATTGGGCAAGGGTTTGTCACAACCCTTGGATCAATTTCATGTCCTGAATGAGAAGGGAGAAACCGTGGATCGAATTCCCGACCCTGAAAAGAAGGGAACTGTTTACCAAATACAAGATATCGATATTCACAAGGGATATTCTGCTGCATTATGCGTGCAGGGAGAGAACTCCTTTACCATTCGATACCGATCTTTGGAAGAGGAAGAGAGAGACGATCGATACATACACCGGTTATGA
- a CDS encoding class I adenylate-forming enzyme family protein has product MLTIGGILRKRANISPDLEALISNSDRYTYRELNQRANQLANYLLKCNIQKGDRVAILCSTHHPFVTIFMAIAKIGAIAVPLNWRLNPAELEWMAHDSQPQALFYEEEFSDGASILSACASLHHVIKVGRANSLEPEFAAIFREESMSEPLVDVHEDDPAVLTYTSGTTGKPKGVVSTHQTLHASGVATFMMLDMHMKDRMLMCTPLFHISGIAFISNAPLAGITTVCMPQFHPVHIWDLVRQEQITHMFAIPVMLKYMLPAVINGEAESGTLREILCGGTNVPRDLIEQYDSLGFPIAQVYGASEYSGVISLWRSQMGKETCGSAGKWLIGEVKILDPDNGRELPVGEVGEIICKGPQLFQGYWNNPKETEKVLQDGWFHTGDAGKLDEQGFLYVVDRYKDMINCSGEKVFPAQVEAVIREIEGVEEVAVIGIEDKIWGEVPQACVVKSADSSLSEEEILHYCHQKLAQYKLTGVTFVEELPKNAAGKVLKYVLREDFRKKIKTQ; this is encoded by the coding sequence ATGCTTACCATTGGTGGAATCCTAAGGAAAAGAGCGAATATTTCCCCTGACTTAGAGGCGTTGATCAGCAATTCCGATCGTTATACATACCGGGAATTAAATCAGCGTGCTAACCAACTAGCAAACTATTTATTAAAATGTAATATTCAAAAAGGGGACAGAGTGGCTATTCTTTGTTCCACTCATCATCCTTTTGTAACGATTTTCATGGCGATAGCCAAAATAGGAGCGATTGCCGTTCCATTGAATTGGCGCCTGAATCCGGCAGAGTTAGAGTGGATGGCACATGACAGTCAGCCCCAAGCTTTATTTTATGAGGAGGAATTTAGTGATGGCGCTTCCATCCTGTCTGCTTGTGCTTCTTTGCATCACGTAATCAAAGTGGGGAGGGCAAATAGTCTGGAACCGGAATTTGCGGCTATATTTCGGGAGGAATCCATGAGTGAGCCGCTGGTAGATGTCCATGAGGATGATCCGGCAGTACTTACCTATACCTCAGGGACAACAGGGAAACCCAAGGGAGTGGTCAGTACCCATCAAACCTTACATGCATCAGGTGTGGCAACATTCATGATGCTGGACATGCATATGAAAGATCGGATGCTGATGTGTACTCCTTTATTCCATATCAGCGGAATTGCATTTATTTCCAATGCGCCGTTGGCCGGGATTACCACCGTATGCATGCCGCAATTTCACCCTGTACATATCTGGGATCTGGTGCGACAGGAGCAGATTACCCATATGTTCGCTATTCCGGTTATGCTGAAATATATGTTGCCGGCAGTCATAAACGGGGAGGCTGAAAGCGGTACCCTTCGGGAAATTCTTTGTGGCGGCACCAATGTGCCCCGGGACTTGATCGAACAATATGACTCTCTCGGTTTTCCCATTGCCCAAGTATACGGTGCCAGTGAATACTCCGGTGTTATCTCATTGTGGCGCTCGCAAATGGGAAAGGAGACCTGCGGATCAGCCGGAAAATGGCTTATCGGTGAGGTGAAAATACTGGACCCGGATAATGGTCGGGAGTTGCCGGTAGGGGAAGTGGGAGAAATTATATGCAAAGGCCCCCAGTTATTCCAAGGATATTGGAATAATCCGAAAGAGACGGAAAAGGTCCTTCAGGATGGGTGGTTTCATACTGGTGATGCCGGGAAATTGGATGAACAGGGATTTTTGTATGTGGTAGACCGATATAAGGATATGATTAATTGCAGTGGCGAAAAAGTGTTTCCAGCTCAAGTTGAAGCCGTCATCCGTGAGATTGAAGGGGTGGAGGAAGTGGCGGTGATTGGCATTGAGGATAAAATCTGGGGGGAAGTTCCCCAGGCGTGTGTGGTGAAATCAGCCGACTCATCGTTGAGTGAAGAGGAAATCCTCCACTACTGCCATCAAAAACTGGCCCAATATAAATTAACCGGTGTTACGTTCGTCGAAGAGTTGCCTAAAAATGCTGCAGGCAAAGTGTTAAAATATGTATTGCGGGAAGACTTCCGTAAAAAAATCAAAACACAATGA
- the ytaF gene encoding sporulation membrane protein YtaF, with translation MKWLLILGFAVSSSIDNLGVGVSYGMRNIRIGLLSNLWVSIICFLFSITGISFGQWVAAILPGLLPVLLASFLLFVIGIRIILLATPRNKPSFDRREKDKTRISVEGILKKPESADLDQSGEIGLGEASILGIALSANALTNGISAGLLGLSAFAISLTAAIGSFLTVWLGVAMGRKVATLRIGSFSLGQFSTLISGAIIVLIAIKALFD, from the coding sequence ATGAAGTGGCTGCTCATCTTGGGATTTGCTGTTTCATCAAGTATTGACAATCTGGGAGTAGGCGTTTCCTACGGGATGCGCAATATTCGGATCGGACTGTTATCCAATTTATGGGTATCGATCATCTGTTTTCTTTTCAGTATCACGGGTATTTCATTTGGACAGTGGGTTGCAGCGATTTTACCTGGATTACTCCCTGTTTTGCTCGCATCTTTTTTACTGTTTGTTATTGGGATTCGCATTATATTATTGGCAACTCCCCGTAACAAACCATCCTTTGATAGAAGAGAGAAGGATAAAACCCGGATCAGTGTGGAGGGGATATTGAAAAAACCGGAATCAGCCGACTTGGACCAATCCGGCGAAATCGGATTGGGTGAGGCATCGATTCTGGGAATTGCCCTTTCGGCCAATGCCCTTACCAATGGAATAAGCGCAGGGTTATTGGGCTTATCAGCCTTTGCCATATCCTTGACAGCTGCCATCGGAAGCTTCCTGACGGTATGGCTGGGAGTCGCTATGGGGCGCAAGGTGGCAACACTTCGGATTGGGTCTTTCTCACTGGGGCAATTCAGCACCCTGATAAGTGGAGCGATTATCGTATTAATCGCCATTAAGGCTTTATTTGACTAA
- a CDS encoding WD40/YVTN/BNR-like repeat-containing protein codes for MKRIFLAMERELLVIRQSDKNSLTVKERLTGMQPICVAVDPYSPERIYCGTFARGLWRSLDGGDHWVPIGDPHLSMASVLEGGILHPHITSLAISREKGAGDYGTLYAGTEPSALFCSRDGGETWRELKSLQHLPSAPTWSFPPRPHTSHVRWITPDPLEPARLHVSIEFGAVIRSLDQGESWSDRKFRSPKDAHTLIVHPQNPDRIYAACGDGYLEKGCGYAESRDGGETWHYVGEGLKHHYLYGLAVDPGDPETILVSAASDPGSAHNPKQATSRIYRKKGKEPWQEITQGLPPATGTVIPLLATHQGEAGVFYALTNQGLYCSPDQGSSWVRMEVPWKEEYINQHQQAIAVTEN; via the coding sequence TTGAAGCGTATATTTCTGGCAATGGAAAGAGAACTGCTGGTGATTCGACAATCGGATAAGAACTCCCTCACAGTCAAGGAACGACTAACAGGAATGCAACCCATTTGTGTAGCTGTTGACCCTTATTCTCCAGAGCGTATTTATTGTGGTACTTTTGCCCGGGGACTGTGGCGAAGCTTGGATGGCGGCGATCATTGGGTACCAATCGGAGATCCTCATTTGTCCATGGCTTCCGTACTGGAAGGGGGCATTTTGCACCCTCATATCACTTCCCTTGCCATAAGCCGGGAAAAAGGGGCTGGAGACTATGGAACCTTATATGCCGGTACGGAACCCAGTGCCTTATTTTGTTCCCGAGATGGCGGAGAAACTTGGCGGGAACTAAAATCCCTGCAACACCTTCCTTCTGCCCCCACTTGGAGTTTCCCGCCTCGTCCCCATACCAGTCATGTCCGCTGGATTACACCGGATCCCCTGGAGCCGGCTCGATTGCATGTCAGTATCGAGTTTGGGGCTGTCATCCGCAGTTTGGATCAGGGAGAGTCATGGTCCGACCGAAAGTTTCGCAGTCCCAAGGATGCCCACACCTTAATTGTACATCCCCAGAACCCGGACCGGATTTATGCCGCCTGTGGAGACGGTTACCTGGAGAAGGGGTGTGGTTATGCTGAAAGTCGAGATGGTGGAGAGACTTGGCATTATGTAGGTGAGGGCTTGAAACACCATTATCTGTATGGTTTGGCAGTGGACCCAGGAGATCCAGAAACCATCTTGGTCTCCGCCGCCAGCGATCCTGGTTCAGCCCACAACCCCAAGCAAGCCACTTCCCGAATTTATCGAAAAAAAGGGAAGGAACCTTGGCAAGAAATCACTCAGGGACTCCCACCAGCAACAGGAACCGTGATTCCCTTACTCGCCACTCATCAAGGTGAAGCTGGTGTCTTTTACGCTTTGACGAACCAGGGGCTGTACTGTTCTCCAGACCAAGGCTCCTCTTGGGTCCGGATGGAAGTTCCTTGGAAGGAGGAATATATCAATCAACACCAACAAGCGATAGCCGTAACCGAAAATTAA
- a CDS encoding histidine phosphatase family protein: MTRFYLLRHGETAWNRDGDRYCGRSDISLTDQGIRQAEQVGHYLSHYELDAVYASPLSRARQTAEAVALPHGLKVSTDHRLVEMDFGNWEGLTKPQIHELEGDDWYNWTQNPVDIPAGHTGETADQVYNRVKECLKELSKRHPNQTVAVVAHNTVNRIWTVGSLRAPFASYRYLRFHNTGISVFEWERDAVFWRQMNSTDHLRN; the protein is encoded by the coding sequence ATGACACGGTTTTATTTGTTACGCCACGGTGAAACAGCATGGAACCGGGATGGAGATCGGTATTGCGGAAGGTCGGATATATCATTGACCGATCAGGGAATCAGGCAGGCAGAGCAAGTGGGGCATTATTTGTCTCATTACGAGCTAGATGCTGTGTATGCCTCCCCTTTAAGTCGGGCTCGTCAGACAGCGGAAGCGGTTGCTCTCCCCCATGGGTTGAAGGTTTCTACCGATCATCGATTGGTCGAGATGGATTTTGGCAATTGGGAAGGGCTGACGAAACCACAGATTCATGAGCTGGAAGGTGACGACTGGTATAACTGGACCCAAAATCCCGTAGATATCCCGGCAGGGCATACCGGTGAGACAGCAGATCAAGTTTATAACAGGGTAAAAGAATGTCTGAAGGAGTTGTCCAAACGTCATCCAAATCAGACCGTAGCCGTGGTGGCACACAATACAGTCAACCGGATTTGGACCGTGGGCAGTCTCCGTGCTCCCTTTGCCTCTTATCGCTATCTACGGTTTCATAATACGGGGATCTCTGTTTTTGAATGGGAGCGTGATGCCGTTTTCTGGCGGCAAATGAACAGTACGGATCACTTAAGGAACTGA
- a CDS encoding FGGY-family carbohydrate kinase translates to MSSQSAVFLGIDIGTQGVRTLAVNEHGQILATADRTFPLDKQRQEQSPKQWWQMMSLCLLEMVEELKKQVSPTYWRTVSVTSTSGTVLALDQNDQPVSPALMYSDSRPEQEAKMCREAVQQQPPDFGGYRSFNTSSALPEVLWYVRHHPERAERIHRWVHATDYLIGRLSGVWGISDYTNVLKTGYDLLQHQWPDYIQSQLGLPLSWFPKVVAPGTPLGTITPEASAATGLPVHLQVTAGMTDGCASQVASGAIAPGEWNTTIGTTLVIKGVTRERVVDSRGRFYSHKHPQGHWMPGGASNTGSDWVSKDYRHEELGELTEKAEKLTPTSWLAYPLQGKGERFPFVASEAVGFEPDGLRPEERFAARMEGVAYLERLAYETAESLSGEQVKAVYTAGGASQNNTWLQIRSSVLNRLVIRMKNISGAMGAAILSASQSYYSGLQEAVSYLVTVEKQVEPHPQKHEVYQERYHQFLERLREKGYLAGDPK, encoded by the coding sequence ATGTCTTCACAATCCGCCGTTTTTTTGGGTATTGATATCGGAACTCAAGGGGTGCGGACGCTTGCTGTAAATGAACATGGACAGATTCTGGCTACGGCAGATCGTACTTTTCCATTGGACAAGCAACGCCAAGAACAGTCTCCAAAACAGTGGTGGCAAATGATGAGTCTTTGCCTGCTGGAGATGGTGGAGGAACTGAAGAAACAGGTGTCTCCAACCTATTGGAGGACGGTCAGTGTCACTTCCACCTCCGGAACGGTGTTAGCACTTGATCAAAACGATCAACCTGTATCTCCAGCCCTGATGTACAGCGATTCGCGGCCTGAACAAGAAGCAAAGATGTGTCGAGAAGCCGTACAACAGCAACCGCCGGACTTTGGTGGATATCGGTCTTTTAATACCTCATCCGCCTTACCGGAAGTGCTGTGGTATGTTCGACACCATCCGGAGCGAGCGGAACGGATTCATCGGTGGGTTCATGCAACGGATTATCTGATCGGCCGTTTAAGCGGAGTTTGGGGGATATCGGATTATACCAATGTATTGAAAACAGGGTATGACCTTCTTCAACATCAATGGCCGGATTATATTCAATCTCAATTGGGTTTGCCATTGTCATGGTTCCCCAAGGTGGTAGCTCCGGGAACCCCATTGGGAACGATTACCCCAGAAGCTTCTGCAGCTACCGGATTGCCGGTACATCTCCAGGTTACTGCAGGGATGACGGATGGTTGTGCGAGTCAGGTTGCTTCAGGTGCGATAGCACCGGGGGAATGGAATACCACGATTGGAACGACCTTGGTAATCAAAGGGGTAACCAGAGAGCGCGTGGTGGATTCCAGAGGGAGGTTCTACAGTCACAAACATCCCCAAGGGCACTGGATGCCAGGTGGAGCCAGTAATACCGGCTCCGATTGGGTTTCTAAGGATTACCGGCATGAGGAGCTTGGGGAGTTGACAGAGAAAGCGGAGAAGTTGACACCTACTTCCTGGTTGGCTTATCCCCTTCAAGGCAAAGGAGAACGTTTTCCTTTTGTCGCTTCAGAGGCTGTGGGATTTGAGCCGGATGGTTTACGTCCTGAGGAACGGTTTGCGGCCCGGATGGAAGGGGTTGCCTATCTGGAACGGCTGGCCTATGAAACAGCAGAATCCTTGTCCGGTGAGCAGGTTAAGGCGGTTTATACAGCGGGGGGTGCCAGCCAAAATAATACCTGGCTGCAAATACGGAGCAGCGTTCTGAACCGTCTGGTGATTCGCATGAAAAATATTTCCGGAGCCATGGGAGCAGCGATTTTGTCTGCTTCACAATCCTACTACTCGGGATTGCAAGAGGCTGTGTCTTACCTGGTTACAGTTGAAAAGCAAGTAGAGCCGCATCCACAGAAACATGAGGTGTATCAGGAAAGGTATCATCAGTTTCTGGAACGGTTAAGGGAAAAAGGATATCTGGCAGGTGACCCCAAATGA
- a CDS encoding class II aldolase/adducin family protein has product MSSLKELVYYTKQLSETGLVKGTSGNISIRDEDSLWITPSALPYDQLKEEDLVQVSLDEKQVRSGHRKPSSELPMHAAIYRKKEGIQAIVHTHSTYATMFAAAGKEIPPIHYLIADIGDTVPVVPYATYGSDELAVHAVAGLEKANGVLLGNHGVIAVGNHLSEAFRRAETIESLAQMALGARMLGEYKPLSQSQLDEAKEKFASYITS; this is encoded by the coding sequence GTGAGTTCATTGAAAGAACTTGTTTATTACACCAAACAACTTTCAGAAACCGGTTTAGTGAAAGGAACCAGTGGAAATATCAGTATTCGGGATGAAGACAGCTTGTGGATTACCCCTTCTGCGCTTCCCTATGATCAACTGAAGGAAGAGGATTTGGTACAGGTTTCTCTGGATGAGAAACAGGTGCGATCAGGGCACCGCAAACCATCTTCGGAATTGCCTATGCATGCCGCCATCTATCGTAAAAAAGAGGGGATCCAGGCGATCGTTCATACTCATTCCACTTATGCGACGATGTTTGCGGCAGCAGGAAAGGAAATACCTCCGATCCATTATTTGATCGCTGATATTGGAGATACGGTTCCGGTAGTCCCCTATGCCACCTACGGATCCGATGAACTGGCAGTGCATGCTGTGGCGGGACTGGAGAAAGCAAATGGTGTTCTCTTGGGCAATCATGGGGTTATTGCTGTAGGCAATCATTTGTCGGAAGCCTTCCGCAGAGCGGAAACCATCGAATCATTGGCCCAGATGGCACTTGGAGCACGGATGCTGGGTGAATACAAACCTTTAAGCCAAAGTCAGCTGGATGAGGCGAAGGAGAAGTTTGCTTCCTATATTACATCCTGA
- a CDS encoding FGGY-family carbohydrate kinase, protein MVQREGYLIFDIGTGNARVAVTDTAGNILSVKRSDIHYERDPEVPAALFFHPQPLWESILQLAQAALKEAGELKILGLTSTSQRQGIVLLDKEGNHLIGLPNIDNRGNGFEKELSSPEQIYQMTGRWPTPLFSGLKMMAFKEQCPDFWDRTAFITSISGWVTYQLSGHLVYEPSQATETLLYDVREDRWSPDLCDMFGLPVSMLPPVVPAGTVLGETLQEIAEVLNLDRGTKVIVGGADTQLAVKSVKPTVGDVVAVSGTTTPLTLVMDRYIHDQDARSWTNSHVEDQQWLLETNCGVTGLNYQMVKNIFYPQESYAVIEEEMSKMAEVECFAALGTSLISSREMKVPQYGGFYFKMPISHQLSRAHFAWATLWDIACAVKEAYETMVDITGRKPTYILGCGGGFQSETLRSLVAEMLGLELRIPKVSHQASIVGATIICNEALGRRDEVEESVERISPTGDPSVQRIYQRWQDLQKGICLGESL, encoded by the coding sequence ATGGTGCAACGAGAAGGGTATTTAATTTTTGATATCGGAACCGGCAATGCAAGGGTTGCCGTTACGGATACAGCAGGAAATATTTTGTCAGTCAAGAGAAGTGATATTCATTATGAAAGAGACCCTGAGGTTCCTGCGGCACTTTTCTTTCATCCGCAACCTCTGTGGGAATCGATCCTTCAATTGGCTCAGGCCGCTTTAAAGGAAGCCGGGGAGTTAAAAATCCTCGGTTTGACTTCCACCAGTCAACGACAAGGCATTGTTTTATTGGATAAAGAGGGAAATCATCTGATCGGCTTGCCAAACATTGACAACCGGGGAAACGGATTTGAAAAAGAACTTTCTTCTCCGGAACAAATTTATCAAATGACTGGCAGATGGCCCACACCTCTTTTTTCTGGTCTGAAGATGATGGCTTTTAAAGAGCAATGTCCTGATTTTTGGGATCGAACGGCTTTTATTACCAGTATTAGTGGTTGGGTGACTTACCAATTGAGTGGGCATCTTGTCTATGAGCCCTCCCAGGCTACTGAGACCCTTTTGTATGATGTTCGGGAGGATCGCTGGAGTCCGGATTTATGTGACATGTTTGGTCTCCCTGTATCGATGTTGCCTCCTGTTGTTCCTGCAGGCACTGTTTTGGGCGAAACGTTGCAGGAAATCGCAGAAGTTTTAAATCTGGATCGAGGTACCAAGGTAATTGTAGGTGGAGCAGATACCCAGTTGGCGGTTAAAAGCGTCAAGCCTACGGTAGGTGACGTTGTAGCAGTATCCGGTACGACAACTCCGCTTACGCTGGTGATGGATCGTTATATACATGATCAAGATGCCCGAAGCTGGACCAATAGCCATGTGGAGGATCAACAGTGGCTCTTGGAAACCAATTGTGGTGTGACAGGCCTTAATTATCAAATGGTAAAAAATATTTTTTATCCCCAGGAGTCTTATGCCGTCATCGAGGAAGAAATGAGCAAGATGGCTGAGGTGGAGTGTTTTGCTGCTCTGGGAACGTCTCTGATCAGCAGTCGAGAGATGAAGGTGCCTCAATATGGCGGTTTTTATTTCAAAATGCCCATATCCCACCAATTGAGTCGTGCCCATTTTGCCTGGGCAACACTGTGGGATATTGCTTGTGCAGTGAAGGAAGCTTATGAAACGATGGTGGATATTACCGGACGAAAACCAACATACATTTTGGGATGCGGCGGAGGCTTTCAAAGTGAAACCCTGCGCAGCTTGGTAGCCGAGATGCTGGGCCTGGAGTTGCGTATCCCAAAGGTTTCTCATCAAGCTTCCATCGTGGGTGCCACAATCATCTGCAATGAAGCACTGGGTCGAAGGGATGAAGTGGAGGAATCGGTGGAGCGGATTTCGCCTACCGGTGATCCTTCCGTTCAGAGAATTTACCAACGTTGGCAAGATCTGCAGAAAGGAATTTGTCTGGGAGAATCCTTGTGA